The following proteins come from a genomic window of Canis lupus dingo isolate Sandy chromosome 20, ASM325472v2, whole genome shotgun sequence:
- the LOC112666973 gene encoding adhesion G protein-coupled receptor E4-like, with protein MKTFRLKAGNQTMDILCTTIQKESLGGAVAFISYASIGSIINESFVSEENLMTKEKLHNFYLNSKVVSGTMGSRKNTSLSTSINFTFQHEKIKRENEQPLCVYWQGSSWSNEGCQVISSDENQTVCSCSHLSSFAILMASTKLKVDPVLTMITYVGLSLSLLCLFLAALTFLLCRPIQNASTSLHLQLSICLFLAHLLFLSGINRTEPKVLCSIIAGVLHYLYLAAFTWMLLEGLHLFLTVRNLKVANYTSAGKFKKKFMYPFGYGIPALVVAVSAVIGPQNYGTHTHCWLKLDRAFIWSFMGPVAVIILINLLLYFQILWILRSKLSSLNHEVSTIQDTRVMTLKAIAQLFILGCSWGLGFFTFEELGKVIRLVMAYTFTIINVLQGILLFVVHCLLNRQVQMEYKKWFRGMCKWAETESTEVTHSGTQIKMMELRMSSGVFPRRDLASV; from the exons ATGAAGACAttcaggctgaaggcaggaaaCCAGACCATGGACATTCTCTGCACCACCATTCAGAAGGAAAGCTTGGGAG GTGCTGTCGCATTTATATCTTATGCTTCCATTGGTTCCATCATCAATGAGAGCTTTGTGTCTGAGGAAAACCTAATGACGAAGGAAAAGTTGCATAATTTCTACCTGAACTCCAAGGTAGTGAGTGGTACAATGGGATCCAGAAAGAACACCTCGCTCTCCACGTCCATTAATTTCACATTTCAGCATGAAAAG ataaagagagaaaatgagcagccCCTCTGTGTCTACTGGCAAGGGTCCTCATGGTCTAATGAAGGCTGTCAAGTCATTTCCTCAGATGAAAATCAAACTGTTTGCAGCTGCAGCCACCTCTCCAGCTTTGCCATTCTCATGGCATCCACCAAATTAAAG GTGGATCCCGTGCTGACCATGATCACCTATGTGGGGTTGAGCCTGTCTCTGCTGTGCCTCTTCCTGGCAGCCCTCACCTTCCTCCTTTGCCGACCCATCCAGAACGCCAgcacctccctccacctgcagctctccatctgcctcttccTGGCCCACCTGCTTTTCCTCTCAGGCATCAACCGGACAGAACCCAAG GTGCTGTGCTCCATCATTGCAGGGGTGCTGCACTACCTCTACTTGGCCGCCTTCACCTGGATGCTCCTTGAAGGGCTACATCTCTTCCTCACGGTTAGGAATCTCAAGGTGGCCAACTACACCAGTGCAGGCAAATTCAAGAAGAAGTTCATGTACCCTTTTGGCTATGGGATTCCAGCTCTGGTTGTGGCTGTGTCTGCAGTAATAGGACCCCAAAATTatggaacacacacaca CTGCTGGCTCAAGCTCGATAGAGCGTTCATCTGGAGTTTCATGGGACCAGTGGCTGTCATTATCTTG ATAAACTTGTTGCTGTACTTCCAAATTCTGTGGATTTTGAGAAGCAAGCTTTCCTCCCTCAATCATGAAGTTTCTACCATTCAGGATACCAG AGTCATGACACTTAAAGCCATTGCTCAGCTATTTATCCTGGGCTGTTCTTGGGGCCTTGGATTTTTTACATTTGAAGAGCTGGGGAAGGTGATCAGATTAGTCATGGCATACACATTCACCATCATCAATGTCCTGCAAGGCATTTTGCTCTTTGTGGTACACTGCCTCCTTAATCGCCAG GTGcaaatggaatataagaaatggttTAGAGGGATGTGCAAATGGGCTGAAACTGAGAGCACTGAGGTAACTCACTCTGGGACCCAAATCAAAATG ATGGAACTACGGATGTCATCAGGAGTCTTTCCTAGGAGAGACCTTGCTTCTGTGTAA